Proteins from one Periplaneta americana isolate PAMFEO1 chromosome 6, P.americana_PAMFEO1_priV1, whole genome shotgun sequence genomic window:
- the LOC138700892 gene encoding uncharacterized protein isoform X4, with product MKLTQWIIMFSCDETMNEFSFELRWLQDDEPHGAVPHARLPPQAAGAGTVLRVRGAVRVQHGLLLDDDRQVDRGGRRLRGLPHDLRHRDLGRNHRQPVAQNSAPGGQPSRRSAVRDGRRHVAGEGE from the exons ATGAAATTAACACAATGGATAATAATGTTCTCATGTGacgaaacaatgaatgaatttagTTTCGAACTACG TTGGCTGCAGGATGACGAACCCCATGGAGCTGTTCCACACGCCCGCCTTCCCCCTCAAGCTGCTGGAGCTGGTACTGTGCTGCGTGTGCGTGGCGCTGTTCGCGTCCAGCACGGTCTCCTTCTCGATGACGATCGCCAGGTGGATCGTGGTGGTCGGCGCCTTCGTGGGCTTCCTCATGATCTGCGTCATAGAGATCTTGGGCGCAATCATCGGCAGCCCGTTGCACAAAACTCTG CGCCTGGTGGTCAGCCTTCCCGCCGCAGCGCTGTTCGTGACGGCAGGCGGCATGTTGCTGGAGAAGGCGAGTGA
- the LOC138700892 gene encoding uncharacterized protein isoform X3 produces the protein MTNPMELFHTPAFPLKLLELVLCCVCVALFASSTVSFSMTIARWIVVVGAFVGFLMICVIEILGAIIGSPLHKTLRLVVSLPAAALFVTAGGMLLEKASDGTFIVAGILGIINGVVYLVDFILLASGRM, from the exons ATGACGAACCCCATGGAGCTGTTCCACACGCCCGCCTTCCCCCTCAAGCTGCTGGAGCTGGTACTGTGCTGCGTGTGCGTGGCGCTGTTCGCGTCCAGCACGGTCTCCTTCTCGATGACGATCGCCAGGTGGATCGTGGTGGTCGGCGCCTTCGTGGGCTTCCTCATGATCTGCGTCATAGAGATCTTGGGCGCAATCATCGGCAGCCCGTTGCACAAAACTCTG CGCCTGGTGGTCAGCCTTCCCGCCGCAGCGCTGTTCGTGACGGCAGGCGGCATGTTGCTGGAGAAGGCGAGTGACGGCACGTTTATCGTCGCTGGCATCCTGGGCATCATAAACGGCGTGGTCTACCTGGTTGACTTCATACTGCTCGCGTCGGGCCGCATGTGA